One part of the Chryseobacterium mulctrae genome encodes these proteins:
- a CDS encoding ExbD/TolR family protein: MARIKPKRHGVVTDMTAMCDVTFLLLTFFIMTTQFKKPDVEQIKPPSSISEKLLPDASLMTINATPDGKFYFQPVENATERLQLLKKMGEKYNVTFDDKQKASFQKVQSIGVPMNQLRSYLDLPEDEQKSYKSPTGVPMDSTNKQLTDWVQQSLSVNPEYKLAIKGDVTTKYPKVKALFEGLRDIKFLNFWLITSQEGKPNE, from the coding sequence ATGGCGAGAATAAAACCAAAAAGACATGGTGTAGTTACGGATATGACCGCAATGTGCGACGTTACGTTCCTACTACTTACGTTCTTTATTATGACCACTCAGTTCAAAAAGCCTGATGTGGAGCAGATCAAACCGCCATCTTCAATCTCAGAGAAGTTACTTCCTGATGCAAGTTTAATGACTATTAATGCTACTCCGGATGGAAAATTTTATTTCCAGCCTGTAGAAAATGCAACAGAAAGATTACAGCTTTTAAAGAAAATGGGTGAAAAGTACAATGTTACTTTTGATGATAAACAAAAAGCTTCATTCCAAAAAGTACAGTCTATTGGTGTTCCTATGAACCAATTGAGAAGCTATTTGGATTTGCCTGAAGATGAGCAGAAAAGTTATAAGAGCCCTACTGGGGTTCCTATGGATAGTACAAATAAGCAGTTAACAGACTGGGTACAACAAAGTTTAAGCGTAAATCCTGAATACAAACTTGCTATTAAAGGTGACGTTACAACAAAGTATCCTAAAGTTAAAGCTTTATTTGAGGGGTTAAGAGATATTAAATTTCTAAACTTTTGGTTGATTACGTCTCAAGAAGGTAAACCTAACGAATAA
- a CDS encoding MotA/TolQ/ExbB proton channel family protein: MEMNVSKNDEQVVARKAGGLNPAVIIPILLVIGICIWLFVLGSPGNFKADPRLAGASVAFSDVEGKEMHPEGFLGMIYMGGIIVPLLVTFMITVIVFSFERYFVLNKASGAGNVDNFVVKVRSLLNSNKVDEALEECDRQQGSVGNVVKEGLTTYKALAHDTTLNKEQKMVALNKAIEEATTLEMPMLEKNMMILSTLGTVATLVALLGTVIGMIRAFFALGAGGGTPDAAALSIGISEALINTALGIGTSAVAIILYNFFTSKIDGLTYKIDEIAMSIQQSFAEFH; the protein is encoded by the coding sequence ATGGAAATGAATGTTTCAAAAAATGATGAGCAAGTAGTTGCTAGAAAAGCAGGAGGTCTTAATCCAGCTGTAATTATTCCTATTCTATTGGTTATAGGAATTTGTATTTGGTTATTCGTATTGGGTAGCCCGGGTAACTTTAAAGCTGATCCAAGATTGGCAGGTGCATCAGTAGCGTTTTCTGATGTTGAAGGTAAAGAGATGCATCCTGAAGGATTTTTAGGTATGATCTACATGGGAGGTATTATTGTACCATTGTTGGTAACATTCATGATTACTGTAATTGTTTTCTCATTTGAAAGATATTTTGTTTTAAACAAAGCTTCAGGTGCAGGTAATGTAGATAACTTCGTAGTAAAAGTAAGAAGTTTATTAAATAGCAATAAAGTTGACGAAGCTTTAGAAGAGTGCGACAGACAGCAAGGTTCTGTAGGGAACGTTGTGAAAGAAGGTCTTACTACTTACAAAGCTTTAGCTCACGATACTACTCTTAATAAAGAGCAGAAAATGGTTGCTCTTAACAAAGCAATCGAAGAGGCTACAACTCTTGAGATGCCAATGTTAGAGAAAAACATGATGATTCTTTCTACTTTAGGTACTGTTGCAACATTAGTAGCACTATTGGGAACAGTAATCGGGATGATTAGAGCATTCTTCGCTTTAGGAGCTGGAGGTGGTACTCCGGATGCAGCTGCATTATCAATCGGTATCTCTGAAGCATTGATCAACACGGCATTAGGTATTGGTACTTCTGCAGTAGCGATTATCCTTTACAACTTCTTTACTTCTAAAATTGACGGATTGACTTATAAGATCGATGAGATCGCTATGAGCATTCAGCAGTCTTTTGCAGAATTTCACTAA
- a CDS encoding energy transducer TonB, whose protein sequence is MADENIYGQNLTLDEIVFENRNKEYGAYDLRHQYPRLLTKSFIIGTGLFLVTALSPFIYMTIKSMNEKDALEVKSDLVEIIEEDPIIEQPKEEEPPPPPPKVEEEKIEIIQNVVPEPVKAPKIETPPPPISKQLETTTGLVNQEGVKAPAYTPPPPPPSTGTKSSTAEVKPQVSESQIYSEVEQTAEFPGGINAFRKKVSENFDSSAIEGADGVVKGEVTFVVERDGSITDIKVNGKNSDFNSEAVRTVKSIKNKWAPAKINGQTVRYRYRLPLAMQPPE, encoded by the coding sequence ATGGCAGATGAAAATATTTACGGTCAAAATCTTACTTTAGACGAGATTGTATTTGAAAATAGAAATAAAGAATATGGTGCTTACGATCTTAGACATCAGTATCCTAGATTACTGACAAAGTCTTTCATCATCGGTACAGGATTATTCTTGGTGACTGCTTTATCTCCTTTCATTTATATGACTATTAAAAGTATGAATGAAAAGGATGCTTTAGAGGTAAAATCTGATTTGGTTGAAATTATCGAAGAAGATCCTATCATAGAGCAACCTAAAGAAGAAGAACCACCACCACCACCACCAAAAGTGGAAGAGGAGAAAATTGAAATTATCCAAAACGTAGTTCCGGAACCGGTGAAAGCTCCTAAAATTGAGACACCACCACCACCAATTTCTAAGCAATTAGAAACTACTACTGGTTTGGTTAATCAAGAAGGGGTAAAAGCTCCTGCTTATACACCACCACCACCGCCACCATCTACAGGTACTAAATCTTCAACAGCTGAAGTTAAGCCTCAAGTGAGTGAAAGCCAGATTTATAGCGAGGTTGAGCAAACTGCAGAATTCCCTGGAGGAATTAATGCCTTCAGAAAAAAAGTTTCTGAAAACTTTGACTCTTCAGCAATTGAAGGCGCAGACGGAGTGGTAAAAGGAGAGGTGACATTTGTAGTTGAGAGAGACGGAAGTATTACTGATATCAAAGTAAATGGTAAAAATTCAGATTTTAATTCTGAAGCAGTAAGAACCGTAAAATCTATTAAAAACAAATGGGCTCCTGCAAAAATTAATGGTCAAACTGTACGTTACAGATACAGACTTCCATTAGCAATGCAACCGCCAGAATAA
- the leuS gene encoding leucine--tRNA ligase, translating into MFYDHQQIEKKWQKYWEDNQTYKTSNNTDKPKFYVLDMFPYPSGAGLHVGHPLGYIASDIYARYKRHQGFNVLHPVGYDSFGLPAEQYAIQTGTHPAITTEQNITRYEEQLRKIGFSFDWSREVRTSDASYYKWTQWIFIELFHSWYNKDTDKAESIDTLIKHFEEKGTEGLNANQNDELNFTSEEWKNASEIDKEDILLNYRLAYRAETTVNWCPALGTVLANDEIKDGKSERGGFPVFQKKMMQWSMRISAYSERLLQGLKTLDWPQPLKDAQEYWIGKSQGAQVQFSVDGHDEIVEVFTTRPDTIFGATFMVLAPENPLVETITTAEQKAEIDTYIEETSKKTERDRMSDVKNVSGAFTGSYAINPFSGEKMPIYISDYVLMGYGTGAVMAVPAHDERDHRFAKKFNLEIKKVVETEGDVQEKSFDSKTSVCVNSDFLNGLNYDEAKALMIDAIEKKGIGHGTTNYRQRDAIFSRQRYWGEPVPIYYKDGMPYTLPTSVLPLELPEVEKYLPTEDGDPPLGNSKTFAWDEANRKIVDTNSIDDQTVFPLELSTMPGWAGSSWYFLRYMDPKNDEVFTNKELSDYWGQVDLYIGGSEHATGHLLYSRFWNMFLKDRGYIKNDEPFQKLINQGMILGMSAFVYRIDGTNQYVSKNLVKDYKTQEIHVDVSLLKGTTDELETEAFKAWRPDYADAEFILEDGKYITGREVEKMSKSKYNVVNPDDICNEYGADGLRLYEMFLGPLEQSKPWNTQGLSGVYGFLKKFWNLYFNGEVFEVSDEEPTKAEYKVLHTLIKKVVYDIENFSFNTSVSSFMIAVNELQKLKCNKRNILEPLAVIISPYAPHICEELWSLLGNKESIEFERFPILDENYLIEDEIEYPVSVNGKMKFKIALPATLSAKEVEDLVLQNEKMGILLEGKTPKKIIVVPKKIVNIVI; encoded by the coding sequence GTGTTTTACGATCATCAGCAGATAGAAAAAAAGTGGCAGAAATACTGGGAAGACAATCAAACGTACAAGACTTCCAATAATACAGACAAACCGAAATTTTATGTTCTTGATATGTTTCCATATCCATCAGGAGCGGGGCTTCATGTAGGTCATCCGCTTGGATATATTGCGTCGGATATTTATGCGAGATATAAAAGACATCAGGGTTTTAATGTTCTCCACCCGGTTGGTTACGATAGTTTTGGGCTTCCTGCTGAACAGTATGCAATACAAACGGGAACGCATCCTGCAATTACAACTGAGCAAAACATTACAAGATACGAAGAGCAATTAAGAAAAATTGGTTTCTCTTTTGACTGGAGTAGGGAAGTGAGAACCTCCGACGCTTCTTATTATAAATGGACGCAATGGATTTTTATTGAATTGTTCCATTCTTGGTATAATAAAGATACAGACAAGGCAGAATCTATCGATACTTTGATCAAGCATTTTGAAGAAAAAGGAACGGAAGGTTTAAATGCCAATCAAAACGACGAATTAAATTTCACTTCAGAAGAATGGAAAAATGCTTCTGAAATTGATAAAGAAGATATTTTATTAAACTATCGTTTAGCTTACAGAGCAGAAACGACGGTAAACTGGTGTCCCGCTTTAGGAACTGTTTTGGCAAATGACGAAATAAAAGACGGCAAATCTGAAAGAGGAGGCTTCCCTGTTTTCCAAAAGAAAATGATGCAGTGGAGCATGAGAATTTCTGCTTATTCTGAAAGATTATTACAAGGTCTAAAAACTTTAGACTGGCCACAACCTTTGAAAGATGCTCAAGAATACTGGATTGGAAAATCTCAGGGAGCACAGGTTCAATTTAGTGTTGATGGTCACGACGAAATCGTTGAGGTTTTCACAACAAGACCCGACACTATTTTCGGTGCGACTTTTATGGTATTGGCTCCAGAAAATCCTTTAGTGGAAACAATTACTACAGCCGAACAAAAAGCTGAAATAGATACTTATATTGAAGAAACTTCTAAGAAAACCGAGAGAGACAGAATGTCTGACGTGAAAAACGTTTCGGGTGCTTTCACGGGAAGTTATGCAATCAATCCGTTCAGTGGAGAAAAAATGCCGATCTATATTTCAGATTATGTATTGATGGGGTACGGAACGGGAGCTGTAATGGCTGTTCCTGCGCACGACGAACGCGACCATAGATTTGCGAAGAAATTTAATCTTGAAATTAAAAAAGTTGTAGAAACAGAAGGAGACGTTCAGGAAAAGTCTTTTGATTCTAAAACCAGCGTTTGCGTAAATTCTGATTTCTTAAACGGATTAAATTACGATGAAGCAAAAGCATTAATGATTGATGCGATTGAAAAGAAAGGAATTGGCCACGGAACGACGAATTACAGACAGCGTGATGCGATTTTCTCAAGACAAAGATATTGGGGAGAACCGGTTCCTATATATTATAAGGATGGAATGCCTTACACGTTGCCAACTTCTGTATTGCCTTTGGAGCTTCCTGAAGTTGAAAAATATTTACCAACAGAAGATGGAGATCCGCCACTAGGAAATTCTAAAACTTTTGCCTGGGATGAAGCGAATCGGAAAATTGTTGATACTAATTCAATTGATGATCAAACTGTTTTCCCATTAGAGTTATCCACAATGCCGGGCTGGGCAGGAAGCTCTTGGTATTTCTTGAGATATATGGATCCTAAAAATGATGAGGTTTTCACAAATAAAGAACTTTCAGATTATTGGGGGCAGGTAGATTTATATATTGGAGGTAGCGAACACGCAACCGGTCACTTATTGTATTCTCGTTTCTGGAATATGTTCTTAAAAGACAGAGGATATATTAAGAATGATGAGCCTTTCCAAAAGTTGATCAATCAGGGGATGATTTTGGGGATGAGTGCTTTTGTGTATAGAATTGATGGTACTAATCAATATGTATCTAAAAACTTAGTAAAAGATTATAAAACTCAGGAAATCCATGTTGATGTATCTTTATTAAAAGGAACAACTGATGAATTGGAAACTGAAGCCTTCAAAGCCTGGAGACCAGATTATGCAGATGCAGAATTTATTTTAGAAGACGGAAAATACATCACAGGTCGTGAAGTAGAAAAAATGTCTAAGTCAAAATATAATGTTGTAAATCCTGATGATATCTGTAATGAATACGGAGCAGATGGTTTAAGATTGTATGAAATGTTCTTAGGACCGTTAGAACAATCTAAGCCGTGGAACACTCAAGGTTTAAGCGGAGTTTATGGTTTTTTGAAAAAATTCTGGAACTTATATTTTAATGGTGAGGTTTTTGAAGTATCAGACGAAGAGCCTACGAAAGCAGAATATAAAGTTTTGCATACCTTAATAAAGAAGGTGGTTTACGATATCGAAAACTTCTCTTTCAACACGTCTGTATCTTCATTTATGATTGCTGTCAACGAATTGCAGAAATTAAAATGTAACAAACGCAATATTTTAGAACCTTTAGCCGTTATCATCTCTCCGTATGCACCACATATTTGTGAAGAATTGTGGAGTTTATTAGGAAATAAAGAATCTATTGAGTTTGAAAGGTTTCCGATTTTGGATGAAAATTATTTGATTGAAGACGAAATTGAGTATCCTGTAAGTGTAAATGGTAAGATGAAATTTAAAATTGCTCTTCCTGCAACATTATCTGCTAAAGAGGTTGAAGATTTAGTGCTTCAAAATGAGAAAATGGGAATACTTTTGGAAGGTAAAACCCCTAAAAAAATCATCGTTGTACCAAAAAAAATCGTTAATATCGTAATTTAA
- a CDS encoding tetratricopeptide repeat protein: MKDIMIMNVKKIALGASVVFFTNFAFAQTLQDGINSMDSDKFAAAKTNFTSMIAKEPTAENYFYLGNTFLRQGEPDFAQATENFNKGLAADKKSYLNQIGLATVKLGKGDKSAIADIQKIVSDSREKDAAVLFRAAEALTLFEKNNSPDLAVQFLNKAIERASRKEVPAYYYYTLGDAYRLKKIPGDAMTAYDNALPLAKNKASVYTRIGTLWMAAQQWQQAKTSIEKAISTDPTYAPAYKALAAYNIKYQENAKATQDLINYTKYADEDPYTQLEIAKLYFTNEDYANSKAILDKIFDKIDDPIKFKLRAYVNYADGQYAEAKQNMDSFVSKAEKSRVQPADQGLMGLIAAGLAKTETDAAKKSALQAEAQQKIGLAKAAKDETLKWDMELAKINGGGASQAAVNAGPTSPEIESFKKLVAANPQDSDALYKLANAYQDAKNWNGAVVTWQKMSTLLPDWAPAYYSQGYAYQQAGNNDAAKISYEKFISTVKPAEVEANKQTLAYAYFAVAYLEKDKDLAKAKDYVAKSVQLDPTYQDAVKLNAEINK, encoded by the coding sequence ATGAAAGATATAATGATTATGAATGTAAAGAAGATTGCTTTAGGAGCATCAGTGGTATTTTTTACCAATTTTGCCTTTGCACAGACATTGCAGGATGGTATTAACAGCATGGATAGCGATAAGTTTGCTGCTGCGAAAACCAATTTCACGTCTATGATTGCAAAAGAACCTACAGCAGAAAATTATTTCTACCTAGGAAATACTTTTTTAAGACAGGGTGAACCAGATTTCGCTCAGGCTACAGAGAACTTTAATAAAGGTTTAGCTGCAGATAAAAAAAGCTATTTAAATCAAATTGGTTTAGCTACGGTTAAACTTGGTAAAGGTGATAAATCAGCTATTGCTGATATCCAGAAAATAGTTTCAGATTCTAGAGAAAAAGATGCTGCGGTATTGTTTAGAGCTGCAGAAGCATTGACTTTATTTGAAAAAAATAACTCTCCAGATTTAGCAGTTCAATTTTTGAATAAAGCTATTGAAAGAGCTTCTAGAAAAGAAGTTCCTGCGTATTATTACTATACTTTAGGAGATGCATACAGACTGAAAAAAATTCCTGGAGATGCAATGACTGCCTATGACAACGCGTTGCCATTAGCAAAAAATAAAGCTTCAGTGTATACAAGAATTGGAACTTTATGGATGGCGGCTCAACAGTGGCAACAAGCAAAAACCAGTATTGAGAAAGCAATTTCAACAGATCCTACATATGCGCCTGCTTACAAAGCTTTAGCGGCTTACAACATCAAATATCAGGAGAATGCAAAAGCTACTCAGGATTTGATTAATTATACAAAATATGCAGATGAGGATCCTTATACTCAATTAGAAATTGCAAAATTGTATTTCACTAATGAAGATTATGCGAATTCAAAAGCAATTTTAGATAAAATCTTTGATAAAATTGACGATCCTATTAAATTCAAGTTGAGAGCTTATGTAAACTATGCAGATGGTCAATATGCTGAAGCAAAACAAAATATGGATTCTTTCGTATCTAAAGCTGAAAAATCAAGAGTTCAGCCTGCAGATCAAGGTTTGATGGGGTTAATCGCTGCTGGTTTGGCTAAAACTGAAACGGATGCTGCTAAAAAATCAGCTTTACAGGCAGAAGCACAGCAAAAAATCGGTTTAGCTAAAGCTGCTAAAGATGAAACGTTGAAATGGGATATGGAATTGGCTAAAATCAATGGTGGAGGAGCTTCTCAGGCTGCTGTAAATGCTGGACCAACTTCTCCTGAAATTGAATCTTTCAAAAAATTAGTTGCTGCAAACCCACAAGACTCTGATGCATTATACAAATTAGCAAATGCTTATCAGGATGCTAAAAACTGGAACGGAGCTGTGGTAACATGGCAGAAAATGAGCACATTGCTTCCAGATTGGGCACCCGCATATTATAGTCAGGGTTATGCTTATCAGCAAGCAGGAAATAATGATGCAGCAAAAATTTCTTACGAGAAGTTTATTTCGACTGTAAAACCTGCAGAAGTAGAAGCTAACAAGCAAACTCTTGCTTACGCATATTTTGCGGTAGCATATCTTGAAAAAGATAAAGATCTTGCTAAAGCAAAAGATTATGTTGCAAAATCTGTACAGCTAGATCCTACTTATCAGGATGCTGTAAAACTAAATGCAGAAATCAATAAGTAA
- a CDS encoding PstS family phosphate ABC transporter substrate-binding protein gives MESSGFGEQYQNSEIQTKMKFSAIFSMIFFTGLLINCSKKEESTVSYNKGEMTILTDESFKSVTEALAEGYMISYPDTKIKVVTQKEDLGFLDLLNNKARIAVMSKALSPEEIKAYEDKVDMKIEPANFAADAVVFFVPKNSEKSSITMEEITSGLQSDDKNFVFDGTNSSNLNFVAQKLKKLPKDLKFSIIPGSVNVIEELNKYPNKIGVIGLNTISRPYDKEAEKLRGMIKILPVVSAGQSYSPDFSGLREMKYPFTRVLYFLTNEGGFNIANGFIRYSCTHLGQKIVQKEGLQPYNIYPRQVQMR, from the coding sequence ATGGAATCTTCAGGATTTGGAGAGCAGTATCAAAATTCAGAAATACAGACGAAGATGAAGTTTAGTGCTATTTTTTCAATGATTTTCTTCACAGGTTTGTTGATAAACTGTTCAAAAAAAGAAGAAAGCACTGTTTCGTATAACAAAGGCGAAATGACAATTTTAACGGATGAATCTTTTAAAAGTGTTACAGAAGCTTTGGCAGAAGGCTATATGATTAGCTATCCAGATACTAAAATAAAAGTGGTTACACAAAAAGAAGATCTGGGGTTTCTTGATTTGCTGAATAATAAAGCAAGAATTGCGGTGATGTCTAAGGCATTATCTCCTGAAGAGATTAAAGCCTACGAAGATAAAGTTGATATGAAAATCGAGCCTGCAAACTTTGCTGCAGATGCTGTCGTATTTTTTGTACCGAAAAATTCTGAAAAGTCAAGTATTACAATGGAAGAAATTACTTCTGGTTTACAGTCGGATGATAAGAATTTTGTATTTGACGGAACAAATTCAAGTAACCTAAACTTTGTAGCTCAAAAATTGAAGAAACTTCCTAAAGATTTGAAATTTTCAATTATTCCAGGGAGTGTAAATGTTATCGAAGAATTAAATAAATATCCGAATAAAATAGGTGTAATCGGCTTAAATACAATCAGCAGACCTTATGATAAAGAAGCTGAAAAATTAAGAGGAATGATAAAAATTCTTCCTGTTGTAAGTGCAGGTCAATCTTATTCTCCAGATTTTAGCGGTCTTCGCGAGATGAAATATCCCTTCACAAGAGTATTATATTTTCTTACGAATGAGGGTGGGTTTAATATTGCAAATGGGTTTATAAGATATTCTTGTACTCATTTGGGGCAAAAAATCGTTCAGAAGGAAGGTTTACAGCCCTATAATATTTATCCGAGACAAGTACAGATGCGTTAA
- a CDS encoding acyltransferase family protein, giving the protein MQDITKNNFDFLRVLMAFIVFLGHLGALSASAELKFLQYSPVEIAVFGFFVVSGFLIARSYERSSSLKSYLKKRIKRIVPAYLLVIFLCAILLSLVSTYPLSDYFANTQVYKYLFWNSLFLNFKAPWLPGVFGNQAVNGALWTLKIEMCYYFCVPLLFFFFGKNNKYRNISLIIIYFLSLIYLNYFESLGKISMAKQLPGTLSYFIPGMLIYFNFEKFIKHKNSLFIIAICTVWIDLFINIQLLSPMMIGIIVLYIAYSFKFLNNFGKYGDFTYGIYIFHFPIIRTFTTLGFFEAYNPFLMAVICMLIVIAVGISSWHFYEKRFL; this is encoded by the coding sequence ATGCAAGACATCACGAAAAATAATTTTGACTTTCTCCGCGTTCTAATGGCTTTTATTGTTTTCTTAGGACATTTAGGAGCACTAAGTGCTTCTGCGGAACTTAAATTCCTTCAATACAGTCCTGTCGAAATTGCAGTTTTCGGTTTTTTTGTTGTAAGTGGGTTTTTGATTGCAAGAAGTTATGAAAGATCTTCAAGCCTGAAAAGTTATTTAAAGAAAAGAATAAAAAGGATTGTTCCTGCTTATTTATTGGTGATTTTCTTGTGTGCTATATTATTGAGTTTAGTAAGCACTTACCCTCTATCAGATTATTTTGCCAACACACAGGTCTATAAATACCTTTTCTGGAATTCCTTATTTTTAAATTTCAAAGCACCTTGGCTTCCTGGAGTTTTCGGAAATCAGGCGGTGAATGGCGCACTCTGGACACTTAAAATTGAGATGTGCTATTATTTTTGTGTCCCATTATTGTTTTTCTTTTTCGGAAAGAACAATAAATACAGAAATATCAGTTTAATTATTATCTATTTCTTGTCTTTGATTTACCTTAATTATTTTGAATCACTAGGTAAAATTTCAATGGCAAAGCAACTTCCTGGAACATTATCTTATTTTATTCCGGGAATGTTAATCTACTTTAATTTTGAAAAATTTATTAAACATAAAAATTCACTTTTCATTATTGCCATTTGTACTGTTTGGATTGATTTATTCATCAATATACAATTATTATCTCCAATGATGATTGGCATTATTGTACTTTATATAGCATATTCATTTAAATTTTTGAATAACTTTGGAAAATATGGCGATTTCACTTATGGAATATACATCTTCCACTTTCCAATCATTAGAACGTTTACGACATTAGGTTTTTTTGAAGCTTACAATCCTTTTCTGATGGCTGTAATATGTATGTTGATTGTAATCGCAGTCGGTATAAGTTCATGGCACTTTTATGAAAAAAGATTTTTATAA
- a CDS encoding lipocalin family protein: MKKLALFAGLSLLAFTGCNDDDAPEQIFPLVGTWSPTQEVRTQVPADGVGFSDQIAYSDCQKESRWVFNENSSGKRTNRDMAGTVTPTCSTISERNFTYVYNSSEKNFEIKYQGTVVSDKGKVTLLNAETLNLKIEDTTDPTIYKSTTYTFKRIPQ, encoded by the coding sequence ATGAAGAAATTAGCATTATTTGCAGGATTATCATTATTAGCTTTTACAGGATGTAACGACGACGACGCGCCAGAACAGATATTTCCTCTTGTTGGAACATGGTCTCCTACCCAAGAAGTGAGAACACAGGTTCCAGCTGATGGAGTTGGGTTTTCTGACCAAATAGCTTATTCAGACTGTCAGAAAGAATCTAGATGGGTTTTTAATGAAAATTCTTCTGGTAAAAGAACCAATAGAGATATGGCAGGTACGGTAACTCCGACCTGTAGCACAATTTCTGAGCGTAACTTCACTTATGTGTACAATTCTTCTGAGAAAAACTTCGAAATCAAATATCAGGGAACTGTAGTTTCAGATAAAGGTAAAGTGACTTTGCTTAATGCTGAAACTTTAAATCTGAAAATTGAAGATACTACAGACCCAACAATTTACAAGTCTACAACGTATACTTTCAAAAGAATTCCGCAATAA
- the bshB1 gene encoding bacillithiol biosynthesis deacetylase BshB1, which translates to MKTDILAFGAHPDDVELGCGGTIAKLISEGKTCVIVDLTKGELGTRGTDQTRKEEATEAAKILGVAARENLGLKDGFLVNSEEYQMEIVKMIRKYRPEIVLANAIDDRHPDHAKAAKLVSDACFLAGLRKIETVLNGEIQEVWRPKQIFHYIQWKHIQPEFVIDISEHLDKKLEACMAFKTQFYDPTSKEPETPITSKDFYESLTYRAQDLGRLSGVTYAEGFTSEKLIALKNFDGIVW; encoded by the coding sequence ATGAAAACAGATATACTTGCTTTTGGAGCTCATCCGGATGATGTGGAATTAGGATGTGGCGGAACAATAGCTAAATTAATTTCGGAAGGAAAAACCTGCGTTATTGTTGATTTAACAAAAGGAGAGCTTGGAACAAGAGGAACCGATCAGACACGAAAAGAAGAAGCAACTGAAGCTGCCAAAATTTTGGGAGTAGCTGCAAGAGAAAATTTAGGATTAAAAGATGGTTTTCTTGTCAATTCTGAAGAATATCAAATGGAGATTGTAAAAATGATTCGTAAATATAGGCCAGAAATCGTTTTAGCCAATGCAATTGATGATAGACATCCAGATCACGCAAAAGCAGCGAAATTAGTGTCGGATGCGTGCTTTTTGGCCGGATTAAGAAAAATTGAAACTGTTTTAAACGGTGAAATTCAGGAAGTGTGGAGACCTAAGCAAATTTTCCATTATATTCAGTGGAAACATATTCAGCCGGAATTTGTGATTGATATCTCAGAACATCTCGATAAAAAACTGGAAGCTTGTATGGCATTTAAAACTCAGTTTTATGATCCAACTTCTAAAGAACCAGAAACTCCGATTACATCAAAAGATTTTTATGAAAGCTTAACGTACCGTGCTCAGGATTTGGGAAGACTTTCTGGAGTTACTTATGCTGAGGGATTTACGTCTGAGAAGTTAATTGCTTTGAAAAATTTTGATGGAATTGTTTGGTAA
- a CDS encoding ExbD/TolR family protein — protein sequence MAQVQVQDKSAKGGKVRSKKNNPAVDMTPMVDLNFLLLMFFMFTSTFSKPNVMDLGLPAKPDPNAPKPPPTEIDLSNSITLLLGKDNRVFWHQQDQAGLNDQTMTETSLDREGIREIIKQAKARAKKKDLFTVIIKPTDDAVYKNFVDILDEMAITKSERYGVTDLKPYEKAVYDKKVGN from the coding sequence ATGGCACAAGTACAAGTACAGGATAAGAGCGCCAAAGGTGGTAAAGTTCGATCCAAGAAAAACAACCCTGCCGTCGATATGACGCCAATGGTTGACCTTAATTTCTTACTATTGATGTTCTTTATGTTTACATCAACATTTAGTAAACCAAATGTGATGGATTTGGGGCTTCCGGCAAAACCGGATCCTAATGCACCAAAGCCACCTCCAACGGAAATTGACCTTTCAAATTCAATTACTTTATTATTAGGAAAAGACAACAGAGTATTTTGGCATCAGCAAGACCAAGCAGGTCTTAATGACCAAACTATGACTGAAACTAGCTTAGATAGAGAAGGGATTAGAGAGATTATTAAGCAAGCAAAAGCAAGGGCTAAAAAGAAAGATCTGTTTACAGTGATTATTAAGCCAACTGATGATGCAGTATATAAGAACTTTGTAGATATTCTTGACGAAATGGCGATTACAAAAAGCGAAAGATATGGGGTTACCGATCTTAAGCCTTACGAAAAAGCTGTTTACGATAAGAAGGTTGGTAACTAA